A single Argentina anserina chromosome 7, drPotAnse1.1, whole genome shotgun sequence DNA region contains:
- the LOC126802585 gene encoding patatin-like protein 6 has protein sequence MDSRAEMQEPSIDTDKLSYEIFSILESKFLFGYDDQTLWLPKPISPPASESQPDQNAVIKNQRGKICILSIDAGGMRGILSGKALAYLENALKLKSGNPDATIADYFDVSAGAGVGGIFTAMLFATRDNARPIFNADDTWRLLVDQGKRFYTARRGSSSASGGGFLRWFIRGGSSSAGMEKAMREAFRDNDRSLTLKDTLKPVLIPCYDLSSTAPFLFSRADALETESYDFRLWEVCRATSAEPGVFEPVQMRSVNNQTRCLAVDGGLAMSNPTAAAITHVLHNKQEFPFVRGVEDLLVLSIGSGQFLEASHEYEQVKRWKAKEWARPMARISGDGSADLVDQSVAMAFGQSGSNNYVRIQANATSLGRCGPNVDTDPSPSNVKMLVGLAEDMLKQKNVESVLFGGKRIAEQSNFEKLDWFAGELVLEHQRRSCRIAPTVAFKQAAPKAT, from the exons ATGGATTCGAGGGCCGAAATGCAAGAGCCGAGCATAGACACGGATAAGCTGAGCTACGAGATATTCTCCATTCTGGAGAGTAAGTTTTTGTTTGGGTATGATGATCAGACGCTCTGGCTCCCCAAGCCCATCTCTCCGCCGGCGTCGGAGTCGCAGCCCGACCAGAATGCCGTGATCAAGAACCAGCGAGGCAAAATCTGCATTCTCAGCATCGACGCCGGCGGCATGCGCGGGATTCTCTCCGGCAAGGCCCTCGCCTATCTCGAGAACGCGCTCAAGCTGAAATCCGGCAACCCCGACGCCACAATCGCCGACTACTTCGACGTCTCCGCCGGCGCCGGCGTCGGGGGCATTTTCACCGCCATGCTCTTCGCCACCAGGGACAACGCCCGCCCGATATTCAATGCCGACGACACGTGGCGGCTCCTCGTTGATCAGGGGAAGAGATTCTACACCGCCCGCCGAGGAAGCTCCTCCGCCTCCGGCGGGGGCTTCCTACGGTGGTTCATCCGCGGCGGCTCCAGCTCGGCCGGGATGGAGAAGGCGATGAGAGAGGCGTTCAGGGACAACGACCGGAGCTTGACTCTAAAGGACACGTTGAAGCCGGTTTTGATTCCCTGCTACGACCTCTCCAGTACGGCGCCGTTTCTGTTCTCCAGAGCCGACGCGCTGGAGACGGAGAGCTACGACTTCCGCCTCTGGGAGGTCTGCCGCGCCACGTCGGCCGAGCCGGGTGTGTTCGAGCCGGTCCAAATGCGGTCCGTGAACAACCAGACGCGCTGCCTGGCGGTGGACGGCGGGCTGGCCATGAGCAACCCGACCGCGGCGGCCATCACGCACGTGCTCCACAACAAGCAGGAGTTCCCGTTCGTGCGCGGCGTGGAGGACCTTTTGGTACTTTCCATCGGGAGCGGGCAGTTTCTAGAAGCGAGCCACGAGTACGAGCAGGTCAAGAGGTGGAAGGCCAAGGAGTGGGCCCGCCCCATGGCCCGCATCTCCGGCGACGGCTCCGCTGACCTCGTTGATCAGTCCGTCGCCATGGCCTTTGGTCAGTCCGGCAGCAACAACTACGTCCGCATTCAG GCGAATGCGACAAGCTTGGGGAGGTGTGGTCCAAATGTTGATACAGACCCGAGTCCTAGCAATGTCAAGATGCTGGTGGGATTGGCAGAGGATATGCTGAAGCAGAAGAATGTCGAATCGGTTCTATTTGGTGGCAAGAGGATCGCGGAGCAGAGCAATTTCGAGAAGCTTGACTGGTTTGCCGGTGAACTTGTGCTGGAACATCAGAGGAGGAGTTGCAGAATAGCTCCCACTGTTGCCTTCAAGCAAGCTGCTCCTAAAGCCACTTAG
- the LOC126802587 gene encoding chorismate synthase, chloroplastic, whose protein sequence is MASSSLSSKPFLGSASRTDSLSGFCSDLRHLSSVQFSVRPRTANKLQVQAAGSTFGNYFRVTTYGESHGGGVGCVIDGVPPRRPLSEADLQADLDRRRPGQSRITTPRKETDTCKILSGVHEGLTTGTPIHVFVPNTDQRGRDYDEMSIAYRPSHADLTYDMKYGIRSVQGGGRSSARETIGRVAAGAVAKKILKDFSGTEVFAYVSQVHKVVLPEDSVDHYTLALDQIESNIVRCPDPEYAEKMIAAIDAVRVRGESIGGVVTCIVRNCPRGLGSPVFDKLEAELAKACMSLPATKGFEFGSGFAGTFLTGSEHNDEFYVDEQGRVRTRTNRSGGTQGGISNGEIINMRIAFKPTATISRKQNTVTRDKKETELIARGRHDPCVVPRAVPMVEAGVALVLMDQLMAQYAQCHLFPHNPDVQEPLSEVNSLPTMSLS, encoded by the exons ATGGCTTCTTCGTCTCTCTCATCCAAACCATTTCTGGGTTCTGCTTCAAGGACCGATTCCCTTTCTGGGTTCTGCTCCGATCTCCGACACCTCTCCTCCGTTCAGTTCTCCGTCCGCCCTCGAACGGCTAATAAGCTCC AGGTGCAAGCAGCTGGGAGTACTTTCGGGAACTACTTTCGTGTTACAACTTATGGAGAGTCTCATGGTGGTGGTGTTGGTTGTGTAATTGATGGAGTGCCTCCTCGGAGACCCTTGTCTGAAGCTGATTTGCAAGCGGACCTCGACAGAAG GAGGCCAGGTCAGAGCCGAATTACTACACCTAGGAAGGAAACCGACACATGTAAAATACTTTCAGGAGTCCATGAAG GATTAACTACGGGGACTCCAATTCATGTGTTCGTCCCGAATACTGATCAGAGAGGACGT GACTATGATGAAATGTCGATAGCTTATAGGCCTTCGCATGCAGATCTCACATATGACATGAAGTACGGTATCAGATCAGTGCAG GGTGGTGGTAGGTCTTCAGCTAGAGAAACAATAGGAAGAGTTGCTGCAGGAGCAGTTGCCAAGAAAATCCTTAAGGACTTCTCAGGAACTGAG GTTTTTGCCTATGTTTCACAAGTTCACAAGGTTGTACTCCCAGAGGACTCGGTTGATCATTACACTCTGGCACTTGATCAG ATAGAGAGTAATATAGTTAGGTGTCCAGATCCTGAATATGCAGAGAAGATGATTGCTGCCATTGATGCTGTTAGAGTGAGAGGGGAATCAATTGGTGGTGTTGTCACGTGCATAGTTAGAAATTGCCCACGG GGTCTTGGTTCGCCTGTGTTTGACAAACTTGAAGCTGAACTTGCTAAAGCTTGCATGTCATTACCTGCAACAAAAGGATTTGAATTTGGAAGCGGGTTTGCAG GTACCTTTTTAACTGGGAGTGAACATAATGATGAGTTCTATGTGGATGAACAAGGACGAGTGAGGACAAGAACAAACCGCTCTGGTGGGACACAG GGAGGAATATCTAATGGGGAAATCATAAACATGAGAATAGCTTTCAAGCCAACAGCTACAATTTCA AGGAAGCAAAATACAGTGACTAGAGATAAGAAGGAGACTGAACTAATAGCCCGTGGTCGCCATGATCCTTGTGTTGTCCCGCGAG CGGTTCCAATGGTTGAGGCTGGAGTAGCGCTAGTGCTCATGGATCAGTTAATGGCTCAATATGCCCAGTGTCATCTCTTTCCACACAATCCAGATGTACAAGAACCTCTCTCTGAAGTGAACTCCCTTCCAACAATGTCTTTGTCATAG
- the LOC126802608 gene encoding LOW QUALITY PROTEIN: aminodeoxychorismate synthase, chloroplastic (The sequence of the model RefSeq protein was modified relative to this genomic sequence to represent the inferred CDS: inserted 3 bases in 2 codons): MKFTLCSSSSELRSPFLEGLPRCINXNMLPPDTSLKFDNFVKKDNAQASNHDTRKLVMSSNLMPWSIKESREGKKQLEEHGRKLEYVRTLLIDNYDSYTYNIYQELSVINGLPPIVVRNDELTWKDVCHYLYEENAFDNIVISPGPGSPTCPADIGICLQVLLDCWNVPILGVCLGHQALGYVHGAKVVHASEPVHGRLSEIEHNGCVLFNDTPSGYNSGFKVVRYHSLVLDAKSLPDKLIPIAWTSSVNALSYIETKESDVASKYVADGSFSMQPKDGRYSPSSHSGKVQSERVIMGIMHSSRPHYGVQFHPESVATCHGRQVFKNFRKITEDYWLRSRASFVNMRNFPFTARMPHAGQLSTDIPKHRQLQNNVEGHLYKDADNISCSGMVDMVNLLHSSITVKDLRLKWKKFKHLAGQVGGAKNIFCELFGQDKAENTFWLDSSSIEKRRARFSFMGGKGXKRLMSLCDKSDTTLKGRGLLSVQDAQGSIKHSFLEEGFFDFLKKELLSFCYDKKEYEKLPFDFHGGYIGYLGYNLKVECGVDSNRHRSQTPDACFFFADNLVVVDHRNVDVYILSVDEVCRPLTPWLDDTEQKLLNLKASVTGDTKKPTLSILRSSPCQGSFNGDKSREAYIEDVDKCLEYIKYGESYELCLTTQMRKRIGDIDSLGLYLHLREKNPAPYAAWLNFSDEDLSICCSSPERFLQLDRNGVLEANPIKGTVARGPTPEEDEQRKLHLQYSEKDQAENLMIVDLLRNDLGRVCKPGSVHVPRLMEVESYATVHTMVSIIRGQKRSDVAAIDCVRAAFPGSSMTGAPKLRSMELLDSIESSSRGIYSGSIGFFSYNQTFDLNIVIRTVVIHEGEASTGAGGAIVALSNPEDEYGEMVLKTRAPTKAVLEFL, encoded by the exons ATGAAGTTCACCTTGTGTTCGTCATCTTCTGAGCTTAGATCTCCTTTTCTTGAGGGGTTGCCCAGATGTATAA AGAATATGCTACCGCCTGATACGTCACTGAAGTTTGATAATTTTGTTAAGAAGGATAATGCTCAAGCATCTAATCATGATACTAGGAAGCTGGTGATGTCTAGCAATTTGATGCCTTGGTCCATAAAGGAGTCTCGTGAGGGAAAGAAACAGCTGGAAGAACATGGTCGGAAGTTGGAATATGTGAGGACATTACTGATTGACAACTATGATAGCTACACATACAATATATACCAGGAGCTGTCTGTCATTAATGGCT TACCTCCCATTGTGGTGCGAAATGATGAGTTGACATGGAAAGATGTTTGTCATTACTTGTATGAAGAAAATGCATTTGATAACATTGTTATATCACCTGGACCTGGTTCTCCTACATGCCCAGCAGACATAG GAATATGTCTTCAGGTGCTGCTTGACTGCTGGAATGTCCCTATCTTGGGTGTTTGCCTTGGACATCag GCTTTAGGCTATGTTCATGGTGCTAAAGTTGTCCATGCATCTGAACCAGTCCATGGACGCTTGAG TGAAATTGAGCACAATGGATGTGTACTTTTCAATGACACTCCCTCTGGCTACAACTCTGGATTTAAG GTGGTTCGGTACCATTCATTGGTCCTAGATGCTAAATCACTCCCAGATAAACTCATTCCTATAGCATGGACTTCTTCTGTGAATGCACTTTCTTATATTGAGACCAAAGAGTCTGATGTTGCCTCTAAATATGTTGCTGATGGGTCTTTTTCAATGCAACCAAAAGATGGAAGGTATTCACCTTCCAGCCATTCGGGAAAAGTACAGAGTGAAAGGGTTATCATGGGCATTATGCATTCTTCGAGGCCTCATTATGGTGTACAG TTCCATCCAGAGAGTGTTGCTACTTGCCATGGAAGGCAAGTATTCAAGAACTTTAGAAAAATAACTGAGGATTATTGGCTGAGATCGAGGGCATCCTTCGTCAACATGCGGAATTTTCCTTTTACTG CACGCATGCCTCATGCTGGCCAACTATCGACAGACATTCCTAAACATAGGCAACTACAAAATAATGTGGAAGGTCACTTATATAAAGATGCAGATAACATAAGTTGCTCTGGTATGGTTGATATGGTAAACCTTTTGCATTCAAGTATCACTGTTAAAGATTTGAGGTTGAAATGGAAGAAATTCAAGCACTTGGCCGGTCAAGTTGGCGGagcaaaaaatatattttgtgaaCTGTTTGGACAAGATAAAGCTGAAAACACATTTTGGTTGGACAGTTCATCAATAGAGAAG AGAAGAGCACGATTTTCATTCATGGGAGGAAAAGG TAAAAGGTTGATGTCATTGTGTGATAAAAG TGATACGACTTTAAAGGGAAGAGGTCTTTTATCTGTTCAGGATGCTCAAGGCTCTATTAAACATTCTTTTTTGGAAGAAGgtttttttgattttttgaaaAAG GAGCTCCTTTCATTTTGTTATGACAAAAAGGAATATGAAAAACTCCCGTTTGATTTTCATGGTGGATATATTGGTTACCTCGG GTATAACCTAAAAGTTGAATGTGGTGTGGATTCTAATCGCCACAGATCCCAGACTCCAGATGCTTGTTTTTTCTTTGCTGATAACCTTGTAGTTGTTGATCACCGAAATGTTGATGTTTACATACTGTCTGTAGATGAAGTATGCAGACCTTTGACACCATGGTTGGATGATACAGAACAGAAGCTTCTCAACTTAAAAGCTTCAGTTACAGGGGACACAAAGAAGCCAACTTTATCGATTCTAAGATCTTCGCCGTGTCAAGGAAGTTTTAATGGTGATAAATCAAGAGAAGCATATATAGAAGATGTTGACAAGTGCCTGGAATACATCaaatatggtgaaagttaTGAATTATGTCTGACAACTCAGATGCGAAAAAGAATTGGGGACATAGACTCGTTGGGACTTTACCTCCATCTAAGAGAAAAGAATCCAGCGCCATATGCCGCCTGGCTTAATTTTTCAGATGAAGACCTATCTATTTGCTGTTCTTCCCCTGAGCGTTTCTTACAATTGGATAGAAATGGTGTACTCGAAGCAAATCCCATTAAGGGTACAGTAGCTCGTGGTCCAACGCCAGAGGAAGACGAACAACGCAAACTACATCTGCAGTATAG TGAGAAGGATCAAGCTGAAAATCTGATGATAGTTGATCTTCTAAGGAATGACCTTGGTCGTGTGTGTAAGCCTGGCTCAGTTCATGTGCCACGTCTTATGGAGGTTGAATCATATGCTACGGTTCATACTATGGTCAGCATAATCCGTGGGCAAAAGCGGTCTGATGTGGCTGCAATTGATTGTGTGAGAGCAGCATTTCCTGGTAGTTCAATGACGGGTGCACCTAAATTGAGATCTATGGAACTTCTTGATTCAATCGAAAGTAGTTCTCGAGGTATCTACTCGGGCTCCATTGGATTTTTCTCATATAACCAGACATTTGATCTAAATATAGTTATTAGAACTGTTGTTATACACGAGGGTGAAGCTTCAACAGGAGCTGGGGGAGCGATTGTTGCCTTATCAAATCCTGAAGACGAGTACGGGGAAATGGTTTTGAAAACTCGAGCTCCAACAAAAGCTGTACTAGAATTTTTATAG
- the LOC126803701 gene encoding putative serine/threonine-protein kinase, with protein MKFSFPCSKCLSARAGIVDDSNLPGLQFLKNVHAFSYRELKVATNGFHPSNKLGDGGFGTVYKGKLNDGRDVAVKVLSVESRQGDREFMAELSSVSNIRHENLVKLHGGCIEGHRRILVYEYMEQNSLARILLGDDKIRSKLNWRVRKEMCIGIARGLFHIHEEVKPHIVHRDIKTSNILLEKNFHPRISDFGLSKLFPEHVSHITTRVAGTLGYLAPEYAVTGHLTRKSDVYSFGVLILQIVSGRSALDFDLELGEHYLVQKAWQMHRENRLADIVDSTLEHDVNFTEKEAIHFLKVGLLCVQEKCNLRPTMSAAIQIMMIDQQDEIKVNDFNNVEIRQPGVITNNMDLKIAQSKNESSSKSSINSMQSPQVCPFKSRMSK; from the exons ATGAAGTTCTCTTTTCCTTGCTCAAAGTGTTTATCTGCTCGGGCAGGAATCGTCGATGATAGTAACTTACCTG GTCTGCAGTTTCTTAAAAATGTCCACGCCTTCTCGTACAGAGAATTGAAAGTCGCCACCAACGGATTTCATCCCTCGAATAAACTTGGTGACGGCGGATTTGGCACTGTGTATAAG GGAAAATTAAATGACGGAAGAGATGTGGCCGTGAAAGTACTTTCAGTAGAATCAAGACAGGGTGACAGGGAATTCATGGCTGAGCTATCATCGGTCTCCAACATTCGTCACGAAAATTTGGTGAAGTTGCACGGTGGTTGCATCGAAGGACATCGTAGAATTCTTGTTTACGAATACATGGAACAAAACAGCCTCGCTCGCATCTTGCTAG GTGATGACAAAATCAGATCAAAATTAAATTGGAGAGTGCGAAAAGAAATGTGCATAGGAATTGCAAGGGGACTTTTTCATATTCATGAAGAGGTTAAACCGCACATCGTACACAGAGACATCAAGACAAGCAACATACTTTTGGAGAAGAACTTTCATCCACGAATTTCCGATTTCGGGTTATCGAAGCTCTTTCCAGAACACGTTTCTCACATCACCACACGAGTGGCCGGAACATT AGGCTATCTTGCTCCGGAATATGCCGTCACTGGTCATCTAACACGGAAGTCAGACGTGTACAGTTTCGGAGTGTTGATTTTACAGATAGTTAGTGGACGATCGGCACTTGACTTCGATCTGGAACTTGGAGAACACTATCTTGTCCAAAAG GCATGGCAAATGCACAGGGAGAACAGGCTCGCAGATATAGTGGACTCGACACTGGAGCATGATGTCAACTTTACAGAGAAGGAAGCTATCCATTTCCTAAAGGTGGGTCTACTCTGTGTCCAAGAGAAATGCAACCTCAGGCCAACAATGTCAGCAGCCATTCAAATTATGATGATCGATCAGCAGGACGAGATCAAAGTGAATGATTTCAACAACGTGGAAATTAGGCAGCCAGGAGTGATCACCAATAATATGGACTTGAAAATAGCTCAGAGCAAGAATGAAAGCAGCTCAAAATCAAGCATCAACAGCATGCAAAGCCCACAAGTGTGCCCTTTTAAATCTAGAATGTCTAAATAA